Proteins encoded by one window of Antechinus flavipes isolate AdamAnt ecotype Samford, QLD, Australia chromosome 4, AdamAnt_v2, whole genome shotgun sequence:
- the LOC127563501 gene encoding normal mucosa of esophagus-specific gene 1 protein-like — protein MNFLQFLMKKKELIPLITFISIAEMGAVSMSMYSFFKSDVIVNRWQNPEPWENVNPSKLQKLVTINQIWEPIEELQTVKKLTK, from the coding sequence ATGAACTTCTTACAATTCCTcatgaagaagaaagaacttaTTCCTTTGATCACATTTATAAGTATTGCTGAAATGGGAGCAGTTTCTATGTCCATGTACTCCTTTTTCAAAAGTGATGTGATTGTTAACAGATGGCAAAATCCAGAACCTTGGGAAAATGTGAATCCTAGCAAGCTTCAAAAGCTTGTCACAATTAACCAAATTTGGGAACCTATTGAAGAGTTGCAGACTGTCAAAAAGTTGACCAAATGA